A window of Cohnella herbarum contains these coding sequences:
- a CDS encoding copper amine oxidase N-terminal domain-containing protein yields the protein MKRNIPLLLLSALLLVLFHSPSSVAQEASTGLAKVVLVQNSTQMWYNEESLTAAQPLTAVKGVTYVAARSFMSAIRGTIAYDAKTRQYTLTSRKDVLNLQVGKSAYSVNGASKTMAGAPYTIKGTLMIPLRTAAAGFGMTFRSFPAEKKIVLTWPNAPIAKFSVSDMNPYATQTEVKYNNEAFHPGGLAIVEERWENNDAIFDEAGTYSVTHWVKDERGTWSEPYTVSITVHPPNQPPIASFMTDKDTYRMGELISYTDQSTDDENQIISAVWKNNARGFFEPGQQTVTLTVTDSHGEVGELSKTILISNEALYTKEEFDLKYTEIGEKFDINGRSVLQFPEMAYTINDREQTLIRANSPETMLEEGIYYEDNVTGNVRFMLHNRNGSSTPMKIYILLTNNNADPVNVRLGAAGMAGPNRIVSTVGKAVTGRFLESLLNPKYSYLQIPAGESRLIFQEYSSKILEQGDVYSMFADAQLSNYVDFKVIAINADRDLTSALPTLNVLPSHVDHIRGTFENANRIMYVNQTIGDVKSRMVLADNFVDTRLSGIDKTTGTPVLNAGNYGVVYTIQLGKVQPHTAIGINPRGGHYAGAFNVNNKTVYATNTSILNNPNEVCMLYKTGDNVETVTITFTPANGSMLPINLLFLPMPTH from the coding sequence ATGAAAAGGAATATTCCGCTTTTATTATTATCCGCACTCCTATTGGTATTATTTCACTCCCCCTCATCTGTTGCCCAGGAAGCATCTACAGGCTTAGCCAAAGTCGTGTTAGTTCAAAATTCCACGCAAATGTGGTATAACGAGGAATCTCTTACGGCGGCTCAACCGCTAACAGCGGTCAAAGGCGTGACATACGTCGCGGCGCGTTCGTTCATGAGCGCAATTCGCGGAACGATCGCTTACGACGCGAAGACCAGGCAGTACACTCTGACCAGCAGGAAAGACGTCCTGAATTTACAAGTGGGCAAATCCGCGTATTCGGTTAACGGAGCTTCGAAGACGATGGCGGGTGCTCCATACACGATCAAAGGTACGTTAATGATTCCCCTACGCACCGCAGCTGCAGGCTTCGGAATGACGTTTAGGTCGTTCCCGGCGGAGAAGAAGATCGTACTGACATGGCCCAACGCGCCGATCGCGAAATTTTCCGTATCCGATATGAATCCTTACGCGACCCAGACCGAGGTTAAATACAATAATGAAGCCTTCCATCCGGGTGGATTGGCGATCGTGGAAGAACGTTGGGAGAACAACGACGCGATCTTCGATGAAGCCGGCACCTATTCCGTTACCCATTGGGTGAAAGACGAGAGAGGCACGTGGAGCGAGCCTTACACGGTCTCTATTACGGTCCATCCTCCGAATCAGCCTCCGATCGCTTCCTTTATGACGGACAAAGACACCTACAGGATGGGAGAGTTGATCTCTTACACCGATCAAAGTACCGATGACGAGAACCAGATCATCAGTGCCGTATGGAAGAACAATGCCCGCGGTTTCTTCGAGCCGGGACAGCAGACCGTTACGCTTACGGTAACCGACTCGCATGGAGAGGTCGGCGAATTGTCCAAAACGATCCTGATTTCGAACGAAGCGCTGTATACAAAAGAAGAATTCGATCTCAAGTATACGGAGATCGGCGAGAAATTCGATATTAACGGACGTTCCGTGCTTCAATTTCCGGAGATGGCATATACCATCAACGATCGAGAGCAGACGCTTATTCGCGCCAACAGCCCGGAGACGATGCTTGAGGAAGGAATCTATTACGAAGATAACGTAACCGGGAACGTCCGGTTTATGCTTCACAATCGGAACGGCAGTTCCACGCCAATGAAAATATACATACTCCTTACGAACAACAATGCCGATCCCGTAAACGTCCGATTGGGCGCGGCGGGCATGGCGGGTCCGAACCGGATCGTCTCTACTGTGGGCAAAGCGGTTACCGGAAGGTTCCTGGAATCTCTATTGAACCCCAAATACTCTTATTTGCAAATTCCGGCCGGTGAGAGTCGTCTCATTTTCCAAGAATACAGCAGTAAAATCTTGGAGCAAGGAGACGTCTACTCCATGTTCGCGGACGCCCAATTGAGTAATTATGTTGACTTCAAAGTCATAGCGATCAATGCCGATCGCGATCTGACGTCTGCTCTCCCTACGTTAAACGTACTACCGAGCCACGTTGACCACATTCGAGGAACTTTTGAGAACGCGAACCGGATCATGTACGTGAATCAGACGATCGGCGACGTGAAGAGCAGGATGGTGCTCGCTGACAATTTCGTGGATACGAGGCTCTCCGGTATCGATAAGACGACAGGGACCCCTGTACTCAACGCAGGCAACTATGGCGTCGTGTATACAATCCAGCTCGGTAAAGTACAGCCGCACACGGCGATAGGAATAAATCCTCGCGGGGGGCATTACGCCGGCGCGTTCAATGTGAACAATAAAACCGTGTATGCTACGAACACGAGTATTCTGAACAATCCGAATGAAGTATGCATGCTCTATAAGACAGGGGATAACGTGGAGACGGTGACGATTACGTTTACGCCTGCCAATGGGAGCATGTTGCCTATTAATTTGCTCTTTTTGCCTATGCCGACTCACTAA
- a CDS encoding aminoglycoside phosphotransferase family protein: MNIKLLIYALGRSFKKDIISADFLTKSLQGGTVGNVHLVTGIAETADGEKLPYRIVLKIQKKWERYDDPGSWRREYDLYTSNLGATFSDAFRWPKCYHAEINAEENEFQLWLEYIDGITGLDLTGDMYEQAALELGRYQGKLYAEQPAVLQSLTNLSHANLMKNTYLHYRSWPVVYDYIRSEDSEFPQHLRQMLIDIDEHADEILARIEKLPLVLCHRDFWVTNLIYADGKIVIIDWDTSGWGYLGEDLASLIADEADIEHMVEYYHRCVPAYYKGFSEYADVSPIADHCVYEMILLVFGYRLVEGYLHTEDDDEKTKLVHTLQKIYEMKTFPAQR; the protein is encoded by the coding sequence ATAAATATTAAATTGCTGATCTATGCCTTAGGCCGAAGCTTCAAGAAGGATATCATCTCGGCCGACTTCTTAACCAAGTCGTTACAGGGCGGAACTGTGGGTAATGTGCACCTCGTAACGGGGATCGCCGAAACCGCGGATGGCGAAAAATTGCCGTACCGTATCGTGCTGAAAATCCAGAAGAAATGGGAGCGTTACGACGACCCGGGTTCATGGCGCCGGGAATATGATCTCTATACGTCTAACTTGGGAGCAACGTTCTCAGATGCCTTTCGCTGGCCGAAATGTTATCATGCCGAGATCAATGCCGAAGAAAATGAATTCCAACTGTGGCTGGAATATATTGATGGCATAACCGGGTTAGACTTGACCGGTGACATGTATGAACAGGCTGCGCTGGAGTTAGGACGCTATCAAGGCAAGTTGTATGCGGAGCAGCCCGCTGTGCTGCAGAGCCTGACCAACCTGAGCCATGCGAATCTCATGAAGAATACGTATCTGCATTACCGGTCATGGCCGGTCGTCTACGATTATATACGCTCAGAGGACTCCGAATTCCCTCAGCACCTGCGGCAAATGCTCATCGACATCGATGAGCACGCAGACGAGATACTCGCCCGCATCGAAAAATTGCCTCTCGTGCTATGCCACCGGGATTTCTGGGTGACCAACCTGATCTATGCCGATGGGAAAATCGTGATCATCGACTGGGATACATCAGGATGGGGCTACTTAGGCGAGGATCTCGCAAGCCTCATTGCGGATGAAGCGGATATCGAGCACATGGTCGAATATTACCATCGATGTGTCCCCGCGTATTACAAGGGCTTTTCGGAGTATGCGGATGTATCCCCTATCGCCGATCATTGCGTCTACGAGATGATCCTTCTCGTATTCGGGTACAGGCTTGTAGAGGGGTATCTCCACACAGAGGATGATGACGAGAAGACGAAGCTTGTCCATACGCTCCAAAAAATCTATGAAATGAAGACCTTCCCTGCACAGCGTTGA
- a CDS encoding VOC family protein, with protein MNENQVLQNDNRTITPWITTKSTEKLITFLIAAFNAHELGRVYNADGSIGHAEIRIGDSKILMFDSPDEWPAFPCFIRLYVENGDELYSQAIMAGAISMTKPTTMAWGERGGRVVDPFGNVWWITSKVEDVSPDEMIERSKQQEYIDAMEYAQRSFNPFMAKEFGTSDVTK; from the coding sequence ATGAACGAGAATCAGGTGTTGCAAAACGATAATCGCACTATCACCCCATGGATCACAACGAAAAGTACCGAGAAATTAATTACCTTTTTGATTGCCGCGTTTAATGCGCACGAGCTGGGGAGGGTATACAATGCCGATGGAAGCATCGGGCATGCAGAGATACGCATCGGCGATTCAAAAATTCTTATGTTCGATTCCCCTGACGAATGGCCAGCATTTCCTTGCTTTATTCGTCTGTATGTAGAGAACGGCGATGAGTTGTATTCGCAGGCCATAATGGCTGGCGCTATATCCATGACCAAGCCGACAACCATGGCCTGGGGGGAACGAGGAGGGAGAGTCGTTGATCCATTCGGTAATGTTTGGTGGATAACTTCTAAAGTAGAAGACGTTAGCCCCGATGAAATGATAGAGCGGTCAAAACAGCAAGAGTATATCGATGCTATGGAATACGCCCAGAGGAGCTTTAATCCTTTTATGGCGAAAGAGTTCGGGACTTCAGATGTGACGAAGTAA
- a CDS encoding S-layer homology domain-containing protein encodes MYKRLLSLLLLSCILVTSMPPTINAASPTSVESATATHTTAQLVPQGSFEDVTPSAWFYDAVMFVKQNGLFSGTSKERFTPGATMSRAMFVTVLGRIAKVDASQYKTSAFTDVQSGAWYAPYVQWATESGIADGTGSNSFSPDAAISREQMAMMIFKYFESNHIPYQTTDRTTKPKDISDISPSAVDAVVKLWQAGLFTGDANGNFQPHAKATRAEAATIFIRLSKVALASDGNDDKTSPVAVNPNGGSSPDSAEIITPNAYAMDQAPNFKIAVKDSTGKMTATAVQAGITFKSPSNPNFAGISVTGSKGNFTVAAKGGVFEEGSTYQIALTNKNLTFTGKDVATRNYIFSMAKKEVMRLPLNPNMIYMKFSDISNMTENGASVASPSIAVMSAIVGGGSGSNPATVASGTFQYNRDTRLKVGDTVSVYEGTRPDLRTLNTSDDGDIAYVAITAIKGNIYTYSGADPMNVLLKPRVLPVDPASDTDGDKTNRSITVAPASMDYSDAKYAPMGLNATTVARVGDFLALVDMRTGVSSGYGKITAVSGLKNNYIIAYTNATQDDITNVFDFYKQETIKGSDLLSPDKIASLEAQIKQQALASGFVDEAANDLSTAALQTDIFKTFIASNASQPSKQNKDQEVRILSEQPAEENVDVTVHNLKVSADIGTTLSHFKGKSGLRLNLNVSSDIQVSTGADNDILIHMSATFTEEISLSIGVDGHTVWGYIDLGLFDLPYPKDYQASANLDAFTFTSIDASAQIGTVATNTPLDRLNNIWATAKNKVDIKAQLKAVLEQTPSAPAKVTANTLVESYQAMLENETDWVDLVEQEIFEYDQRLLLGLLHINFQGNFVISMNPNIALGIGFSYESAKRYTASFKLSEGSPSFGTVDLPGDGTYNFYFYVMGTLGLKAGIRLDLAAGLFHIDLNSIGITAEGGAYLQLYGYFYYEKSSSASTKTLGALFLEIGMYAEAEWGAQIFGGSYSYSDRIFSEYWPLYRAGTPNGHFIGFAYEQEEAPSFVALETKAFPSIQDALKLNDLNLVTGEIITGKDHPQNYTITFDNNKFTYDPKTLRVSVTPTATDEKLTGKMTVTWKGSTTGLNSLPYSRTINLTWHKSGFSTITLNPNAPISDEVQLYNFGQVVLQVNASTTKEKRLTRAPIVTGFTFKGWALDPEGKEPYTIPDKMPAANITLYAQWAPHTKIPYLVDYITVDPDTGNRTTKKKDTFSGTAGASVSPVPISIEGYDTPPTRTITILGTGLTKLSYEYLPTKHKMTFYADQGETPIAYSASRSSKIPEGAVPVFTKPGYTFAGWSQAIPDKMPSIDTTYTATWKVRTDTPYRVSNRQQGVGSTSLYVEADMGSFQGTTGALAAPTPHSYPGFTYDHSTAYDSNGKVLASSTIAADGSLTIVRYYKRNSYNLTFNATGGTGGIAAQVQYGAAIQAPTVTKSACTFTGWSPAPASTMPAQDVTYSAQWNCPPPPSSTPSVPALSNAKSVLSNTNGDVSGNNVSAPSSLKVGQLLSGLTLSAHATAQVLDQALTPVTDQVATIASSMIVRVTAQNLSTADYAILYNDVTLTSSSPSYQIDPVAGTITVPMNTYYLGIFTAAVSGPPNGSYKTYRQDNTELSHGHHLQSTDRLVVTAQDGTRKTYTFVVQSAPVLSDAKAVLSNVNGNVSSNSLSAPSTLNVGQLLSGLTVSPNATATVLDQALTPVTDLTTDITSSMIVRITAQNSTTADYAILYNDVTLTSTSANYQIDPVAGTITVPQFTYYMGIFTNAVAGPPNGSYKSYRQDNAEISHGHNLQSTDRLVVTAQDGTQKTYTFVIQ; translated from the coding sequence TTGTATAAACGCCTATTAAGTCTGTTGCTATTATCTTGTATACTCGTAACCTCAATGCCTCCTACGATTAATGCGGCTTCACCGACTTCTGTCGAATCTGCGACAGCAACCCATACGACTGCGCAGCTCGTGCCTCAAGGCTCGTTTGAAGACGTGACACCCTCGGCCTGGTTCTACGACGCGGTCATGTTTGTCAAGCAGAATGGCCTATTCAGCGGCACAAGCAAAGAACGTTTTACGCCTGGCGCAACGATGAGTCGTGCCATGTTCGTTACTGTACTTGGACGAATCGCCAAAGTGGATGCAAGTCAATACAAAACATCCGCATTTACGGATGTGCAGTCAGGCGCTTGGTATGCGCCTTATGTGCAATGGGCAACCGAAAGCGGCATTGCAGATGGAACCGGCAGCAATAGCTTCTCGCCGGACGCAGCTATTTCGAGAGAACAGATGGCAATGATGATATTCAAGTATTTTGAAAGCAATCATATCCCTTATCAGACAACCGACAGGACAACCAAGCCAAAAGACATATCCGACATTTCTCCATCGGCGGTTGATGCGGTCGTAAAGCTATGGCAGGCCGGCTTGTTTACCGGAGATGCAAACGGCAATTTCCAACCGCATGCAAAGGCGACTCGCGCTGAAGCTGCCACGATCTTTATACGTCTGAGCAAAGTCGCGTTGGCCAGCGACGGCAACGACGACAAAACCTCTCCGGTTGCTGTTAACCCAAACGGCGGCTCATCGCCCGATAGTGCTGAGATCATCACTCCGAATGCATACGCAATGGACCAGGCGCCGAACTTTAAGATCGCCGTGAAAGATTCTACAGGTAAAATGACGGCGACGGCTGTTCAAGCCGGCATAACATTCAAATCCCCGTCCAACCCTAATTTTGCAGGTATTTCCGTTACTGGCTCGAAGGGCAACTTTACTGTAGCGGCAAAAGGCGGTGTCTTTGAAGAGGGCAGCACCTATCAAATCGCTTTGACGAACAAGAATCTTACTTTTACAGGCAAAGACGTAGCGACCAGAAATTATATTTTTAGTATGGCTAAAAAAGAAGTTATGCGGTTGCCTCTTAATCCCAACATGATTTATATGAAGTTCTCCGACATCTCTAATATGACCGAGAATGGAGCTTCCGTTGCTTCCCCTTCGATTGCTGTTATGAGCGCAATTGTTGGCGGCGGATCGGGTTCGAACCCGGCCACTGTTGCCAGCGGTACGTTTCAATATAACAGAGATACACGCTTGAAGGTAGGCGATACCGTCTCCGTATATGAAGGGACCCGCCCGGATCTACGTACTTTGAATACTTCCGATGATGGCGATATCGCCTATGTTGCGATTACTGCGATTAAAGGGAATATCTATACCTACTCAGGCGCAGACCCGATGAATGTTCTGCTGAAGCCGCGCGTGCTTCCGGTTGATCCTGCATCGGACACCGACGGCGACAAGACGAACCGCTCCATCACGGTCGCTCCGGCTTCGATGGATTATTCTGACGCTAAATATGCGCCAATGGGTCTTAATGCCACAACTGTTGCCAGAGTTGGCGACTTTCTCGCGCTTGTCGATATGCGCACGGGAGTTTCTTCTGGCTACGGAAAAATCACAGCAGTGTCCGGTTTAAAGAACAACTATATCATTGCTTATACGAATGCAACGCAGGATGACATCACTAACGTTTTTGACTTCTACAAACAGGAAACGATTAAGGGATCTGACCTATTGTCGCCAGATAAGATCGCTTCTTTGGAGGCGCAAATCAAACAACAAGCGCTCGCCAGCGGATTTGTGGATGAGGCTGCGAACGATTTGTCTACTGCGGCTTTGCAAACCGATATCTTCAAAACATTCATCGCATCTAACGCATCACAGCCCTCAAAACAAAACAAAGATCAGGAAGTCCGCATACTCTCTGAGCAACCGGCAGAAGAGAATGTCGACGTCACCGTGCACAACTTGAAAGTTTCAGCAGACATAGGCACGACGTTATCCCACTTCAAAGGAAAGAGCGGCTTACGTCTGAATCTCAACGTTTCAAGCGATATTCAAGTTTCGACAGGCGCGGACAACGATATTCTTATCCATATGAGCGCTACATTTACGGAAGAAATCTCTTTGAGTATAGGTGTGGACGGCCATACGGTTTGGGGATATATCGATCTGGGACTGTTCGATCTCCCGTATCCGAAGGACTATCAAGCCAGCGCCAACCTGGACGCCTTCACGTTTACGAGCATTGACGCCTCTGCGCAGATCGGCACAGTGGCAACGAATACTCCGCTTGATCGCTTGAACAATATTTGGGCTACTGCCAAAAATAAAGTAGACATCAAGGCGCAGTTGAAAGCGGTTCTAGAGCAGACTCCTTCCGCTCCGGCTAAGGTAACCGCCAATACGTTGGTGGAAAGCTATCAAGCCATGCTGGAAAACGAGACGGATTGGGTTGACCTCGTAGAGCAAGAAATCTTCGAATACGACCAACGCCTGTTATTGGGCCTTCTTCATATTAACTTTCAAGGGAATTTCGTCATCAGCATGAATCCGAATATTGCCTTGGGGATCGGCTTCAGCTATGAATCCGCGAAGAGGTATACGGCCAGCTTTAAACTCAGCGAAGGCTCGCCTTCTTTCGGTACGGTGGATTTGCCGGGCGACGGCACCTATAATTTCTATTTCTATGTGATGGGAACGTTGGGGCTGAAGGCAGGTATTCGTCTCGATCTGGCGGCCGGTTTGTTTCATATCGATTTGAACAGTATCGGAATCACGGCAGAGGGCGGCGCATACCTCCAGCTCTACGGGTATTTCTATTACGAAAAGTCATCCTCGGCATCGACAAAAACGTTAGGCGCGCTGTTTCTGGAGATCGGCATGTATGCGGAGGCCGAGTGGGGGGCGCAGATCTTCGGAGGGTCATACTCGTATTCCGATCGCATTTTTAGTGAGTACTGGCCGCTCTATAGAGCCGGTACGCCGAATGGTCATTTCATCGGTTTCGCCTATGAACAAGAAGAAGCGCCTTCCTTCGTCGCCTTGGAGACGAAAGCTTTCCCATCGATCCAGGACGCCTTAAAGCTGAACGATTTGAATCTGGTAACGGGCGAAATCATTACAGGTAAGGATCATCCACAAAATTACACGATCACTTTCGATAACAATAAGTTTACTTACGATCCGAAGACATTACGTGTAAGCGTAACACCGACAGCCACGGATGAAAAACTCACCGGCAAGATGACCGTAACATGGAAAGGCTCAACAACGGGTTTAAATTCCCTTCCCTACTCGCGCACGATTAATTTGACCTGGCACAAGAGTGGATTCAGCACGATTACCTTGAATCCTAATGCTCCAATATCAGACGAAGTTCAGTTGTACAATTTCGGACAGGTTGTACTGCAGGTCAATGCGTCAACCACAAAAGAAAAGAGATTAACAAGAGCGCCTATAGTAACTGGATTTACATTCAAGGGATGGGCTTTGGACCCTGAAGGAAAGGAACCTTACACCATTCCCGACAAAATGCCAGCAGCAAATATAACGCTATATGCGCAATGGGCACCGCATACAAAAATACCCTACTTGGTCGATTACATTACGGTAGATCCCGATACAGGGAATCGCACCACCAAGAAAAAAGATACCTTTTCCGGCACGGCAGGCGCTTCCGTTTCGCCGGTACCGATCTCAATCGAAGGCTATGATACTCCGCCAACACGAACTATTACCATATTGGGAACAGGTCTAACGAAACTGAGCTACGAATACCTGCCTACCAAGCACAAAATGACTTTCTATGCGGATCAGGGTGAAACCCCGATCGCTTATTCGGCCAGCCGCTCATCGAAGATACCCGAAGGTGCAGTGCCGGTTTTCACCAAACCCGGCTATACCTTTGCCGGCTGGTCTCAGGCCATTCCGGACAAAATGCCGTCAATCGACACCACGTATACAGCGACTTGGAAGGTACGTACCGATACGCCTTACCGTGTTTCTAACAGACAGCAAGGTGTCGGAAGCACTTCGCTTTACGTTGAAGCCGACATGGGAAGCTTTCAAGGGACAACCGGCGCGCTTGCGGCGCCAACGCCCCATAGTTATCCGGGCTTTACCTATGATCATAGCACTGCCTACGATAGCAACGGCAAAGTATTGGCATCGAGTACGATAGCAGCCGATGGAAGCCTTACTATCGTGCGTTACTACAAGCGCAACAGCTACAATTTGACGTTCAATGCAACCGGGGGTACAGGCGGCATCGCAGCTCAAGTTCAGTATGGTGCTGCCATACAGGCTCCAACCGTAACGAAGTCAGCCTGTACTTTCACTGGTTGGTCGCCCGCTCCGGCAAGCACAATGCCGGCCCAAGATGTAACTTATTCCGCACAATGGAATTGTCCGCCACCGCCATCGTCAACTCCATCGGTGCCGGCGCTCAGCAACGCCAAGTCGGTTCTGTCCAATACGAACGGGGATGTGAGCGGGAATAACGTTTCGGCCCCGAGCTCCCTTAAAGTAGGTCAGTTGTTGAGCGGGCTGACACTGTCGGCACATGCTACCGCGCAAGTGTTGGATCAAGCCTTAACACCTGTAACCGATCAGGTGGCCACTATCGCTTCAAGTATGATCGTACGCGTTACCGCTCAAAACTTGTCTACTGCGGATTATGCGATTTTGTACAACGACGTAACTTTGACCTCATCATCGCCTAGCTATCAAATCGATCCGGTCGCAGGGACAATTACCGTGCCTATGAATACTTACTACCTTGGCATCTTTACTGCCGCTGTCTCCGGACCGCCGAATGGAAGCTATAAAACTTATCGTCAGGACAACACAGAGCTTTCGCATGGACATCATCTGCAAAGCACCGATCGGTTGGTCGTAACCGCACAGGACGGTACTCGGAAGACGTATACCTTTGTCGTACAATCGGCACCGGTACTTAGCGACGCCAAGGCGGTTCTGTCCAATGTGAACGGGAATGTGAGCAGTAACAGCCTTTCGGCTCCGAGTACTCTGAACGTAGGTCAGTTGTTGAGCGGGTTAACGGTATCCCCGAACGCTACAGCCACAGTGCTGGATCAAGCCTTGACACCTGTAACCGATCTGACGACCGATATCACTTCGAGTATGATCGTACGTATTACCGCTCAGAATTCAACTACTGCGGATTATGCGATTCTGTACAACGACGTAACCTTGACCTCGACATCGGCCAACTATCAAATTGATCCGGTCGCAGGGACGATTACCGTTCCTCAGTTTACGTATTACATGGGCATCTTTACTAATGCTGTCGCCGGACCTCCGAATGGAAGCTATAAATCTTATCGTCAGGACAATGCAGAGATTTCACACGGACATAATCTGCAAAGCACCGATCGGTTAGTCGTAACCGCACAGGACGGTACTCAGAAGACGTATACCTTTGTTATCCAGTAA
- a CDS encoding response regulator produces MKVIIVDDEYYALRNLKSKLEKIADIEVVAMYEDPATALEEISSIQPDLALLDIEMPEIDGITLLGMMFKKRPEMDFVFTSAHHAYVSDTLETKALDFLVKPVKYEQLYVTLEKIKKIRSKSGMGHKIEMKCFGDFAVFIDGKLIDDNWRTKKTEELLAYLLGMNGKYVSRERIINDLWPDLETNKGYANLYTTQYNLKKRFESLGIHHLIKSRLGNIWLNIEDIKVDLLEFDRLSKSYYEDKSKIEILEQMVELYKGMLFENKLYSWTLSIQQPYDVTFDNALNILIQFHRERGDEKKAKYYEMKKML; encoded by the coding sequence ATGAAAGTGATTATTGTAGACGACGAATATTATGCGCTGAGGAACTTGAAAAGCAAGTTGGAGAAAATCGCGGATATCGAAGTCGTTGCGATGTATGAAGATCCTGCAACAGCCTTGGAAGAAATAAGCAGCATACAGCCCGACCTTGCTTTACTGGATATCGAAATGCCGGAGATCGATGGCATAACCCTGCTCGGGATGATGTTCAAAAAGAGACCGGAAATGGATTTTGTGTTCACAAGCGCTCACCATGCCTATGTGTCGGACACTCTTGAAACTAAAGCGTTGGATTTTCTCGTTAAGCCGGTGAAGTACGAACAGCTTTATGTCACATTGGAAAAAATCAAAAAGATCAGAAGCAAAAGCGGCATGGGACACAAAATCGAGATGAAGTGTTTTGGCGATTTTGCCGTATTTATCGACGGGAAATTGATCGACGACAATTGGCGAACCAAAAAAACGGAAGAGCTTCTCGCCTATTTGTTAGGCATGAATGGCAAGTACGTGTCCAGAGAACGGATCATTAATGACTTGTGGCCCGATTTGGAGACGAATAAAGGTTATGCAAACTTATACACGACGCAATATAACTTAAAGAAGCGATTCGAATCTTTGGGAATCCATCATTTGATCAAGAGCAGACTCGGGAACATTTGGCTCAACATCGAAGATATCAAAGTGGATTTGTTGGAGTTCGATCGCTTGAGTAAAAGTTATTATGAAGATAAGAGTAAAATAGAAATCCTCGAGCAAATGGTGGAGCTGTACAAAGGTATGTTATTTGAAAACAAGCTTTATTCATGGACGTTGAGCATACAGCAACCGTACGATGTAACGTTCGACAATGCCTTGAACATTCTGATTCAGTTTCATAGGGAACGCGGCGATGAGAAAAAAGCCAAGTACTATGAAATGAAAAAGATGCTCTGA